A genomic window from Gemmatimonadaceae bacterium includes:
- a CDS encoding efflux RND transporter periplasmic adaptor subunit: MTKKTKIGIAVGVLVAVVAVVASGAAKGRNKGTLVRVEAVEARDLVSSVTASGQVLPTRKADLSADITGRITRIAIKEGDNVREGQFLLQIDPQQFEAQVQRAEASLANARAGLAQARANELQARRNFERQAEIRKTNAALVSEAELEQLETQYEVNQALVVAAQENVKQAEASLTDARWQLSRTNIYAPMTGKVTRLNVEVGETAIMGTLNRDAAILMTISDMSMLETKVKVDETDVSRIHVGDSAVVQIDAFPDTTFIGRVVEISNSSVRRAATGTTDQAIDYEVTVRILNAPPETRPDFSSTAKIVTDTRTQVLSIPIIALTVRENEQLQSNDGPANAAQSTQPQIGRRDVEGVFVIDADNKVSFRPVKVGIAGEKHFEVLSGLEPGTRIVAGTYQAIRELKDGQLIREQPAATTPTKTP, from the coding sequence ATGACCAAGAAGACCAAGATCGGAATCGCTGTAGGCGTCCTCGTGGCCGTCGTCGCCGTGGTGGCGTCCGGCGCCGCGAAGGGCCGGAACAAGGGCACGCTGGTGCGCGTCGAGGCCGTGGAGGCCCGCGACCTCGTGTCCTCGGTCACCGCGAGCGGGCAGGTGCTGCCGACGCGCAAGGCCGATCTCTCCGCCGACATCACCGGCCGCATCACGCGCATCGCCATCAAGGAAGGCGACAACGTGCGCGAGGGGCAGTTCCTGCTGCAGATCGACCCGCAGCAGTTCGAGGCCCAGGTGCAGCGTGCCGAGGCGTCGCTGGCCAACGCCCGCGCGGGCTTGGCGCAGGCCCGGGCCAATGAGCTGCAGGCGCGGCGCAACTTCGAGCGCCAGGCCGAGATCCGGAAGACCAACGCCGCGTTGGTGTCCGAGGCCGAGCTCGAGCAGCTCGAGACGCAGTACGAGGTGAATCAGGCGCTCGTGGTCGCGGCGCAGGAGAACGTGAAGCAGGCCGAGGCGTCGCTGACGGACGCGCGCTGGCAGCTCTCGCGGACCAACATCTACGCCCCGATGACCGGCAAGGTGACCCGCCTCAACGTCGAGGTCGGCGAGACCGCGATTATGGGTACGCTGAACCGCGACGCCGCAATCCTGATGACGATCTCGGATATGTCGATGCTCGAGACCAAGGTGAAGGTGGACGAGACGGACGTCTCGCGCATTCACGTCGGGGACTCGGCCGTCGTCCAAATCGATGCCTTCCCCGACACGACCTTCATCGGCCGCGTCGTGGAGATCTCCAACAGCTCGGTGCGCCGTGCCGCGACCGGCACGACGGACCAGGCCATCGACTATGAGGTGACGGTGCGCATCCTCAACGCGCCGCCCGAGACCCGCCCGGACTTCAGTTCCACCGCCAAGATCGTGACGGATACGCGCACGCAGGTGCTGTCCATCCCGATCATCGCGCTGACCGTGCGCGAGAACGAACAGTTGCAGTCCAATGACGGTCCGGCCAACGCGGCCCAGTCGACGCAGCCGCAGATCGGTCGGCGCGACGTCGAGGGCGTGTTCGTGATCGACGCCGACAACAAAGTCAGCTTCCGGCCCGTAAAGGTCGGGATCGCCGGCGAGAAGCACTTCGAGGTGCTGTCCGGCCTCGAGCCCGGCACGCGCATCGTCGCGGGCACGTACCAGGCGATCCGCGAGTTGAAGGACGGGCAGCTCATCCGCGAGCAGCCCGCCGCCACTACCCCGACCAAGACGCCGTAA
- a CDS encoding ABC transporter permease produces MPLLEAVRLALATIRVQKLKSFFTLAGVCIGVMFLITVVSIIEGMGRYMKDDLVGKLIAVNSFELRRFPNINMGESSPATWDEYRRRPRLYISDLLPVVEALPEGTRWAQESDANVRLVSRYARPRAAEAIGIDGDWFAIKNLALRDGREFTAQEMTNGENVLIIGPDVVDRVFPGVDPIGREVRIGTTPYRVIGITESRGSAFGISFDNFVIAPWRSPIRKLLNPAPQMIDAVIIQAENQAVMMEAQERVRSVMRTTRKLRPSQKDNFSMQTSDSALEFWNKIEGYLIVAGVALPAIGLVVGAIVIMNIMLVAVAERTREIGIRKALGAKRRDILAQFLVESATLSTVGAMLGIAMGIGFAQAIAAVTPLPASVAPWSIIVGVSVGMGVGIVSGVYPASRASRLDPVVALRQE; encoded by the coding sequence GTGCCGCTCCTCGAGGCCGTGCGCCTCGCCCTCGCGACCATCCGGGTGCAGAAGCTCAAGAGCTTCTTCACCCTGGCGGGCGTGTGCATCGGCGTGATGTTCCTCATCACGGTGGTGAGCATCATCGAGGGAATGGGGCGCTATATGAAGGACGACCTCGTGGGCAAGCTCATCGCGGTCAATTCCTTCGAGCTGCGGCGCTTCCCGAACATCAATATGGGCGAGAGTTCGCCGGCCACCTGGGATGAATACCGGCGCCGGCCGCGGCTCTACATCTCGGACCTGCTGCCGGTGGTGGAGGCCCTGCCCGAGGGCACACGCTGGGCGCAGGAGTCGGATGCCAACGTGCGCCTGGTCAGCCGCTACGCGCGGCCGCGCGCCGCCGAGGCCATCGGCATCGACGGTGACTGGTTCGCGATCAAGAACCTCGCCCTGCGCGACGGCCGGGAGTTCACGGCGCAGGAGATGACCAACGGCGAGAACGTGCTGATCATCGGGCCGGACGTGGTGGACCGTGTGTTCCCCGGCGTGGACCCCATCGGCCGCGAAGTGCGCATCGGCACCACGCCCTACCGGGTCATCGGCATCACCGAGTCGCGCGGCAGCGCCTTCGGCATCTCGTTCGACAACTTCGTCATCGCCCCCTGGCGCTCGCCCATCCGCAAGCTGCTCAACCCCGCCCCGCAGATGATCGACGCGGTCATCATCCAGGCGGAGAACCAGGCCGTGATGATGGAGGCGCAGGAGCGGGTGCGCAGCGTGATGCGCACCACCCGCAAGCTGCGGCCCAGCCAGAAGGACAACTTCTCGATGCAGACCTCCGACTCGGCGCTGGAGTTCTGGAACAAGATCGAGGGCTACCTGATCGTCGCCGGCGTGGCCTTGCCGGCCATCGGACTGGTCGTGGGCGCGATCGTGATTATGAACATTATGCTCGTGGCCGTCGCCGAGCGGACGCGGGAGATCGGGATCCGCAAGGCGCTGGGCGCCAAGCGGCGCGACATCCTCGCGCAGTTCCTCGTGGAGTCGGCGACGCTGAGCACCGTCGGCGCGATGCTGGGCATCGCGATGGGCATCGGTTTCGCGCAGGCCATCGCGGCGGTGACGCCGCTGCCGGCCAGCGTGGCGCCCTGGAGCATCATCGTGGGGGTGAGCGTCGGGATGGGCGTGGGCATCGTGTCGGGCGTGTATCCGGCCAGCCGCGCCTCGCGGCTGGACCCGGTTGTCGCCCTGCGACAGGAGTAG
- a CDS encoding PAS domain-containing protein — protein sequence MTPRTAARRGEAWLWGAAVLTVAAAVWLRSPSMPLALALLAGVLGLAVPLARVGRLAALRRIAFAVSAAVLVVAAMGFHLRTTRLRAEGPAIRDALARAAAIGLADAARAEGEELRRIARAALDAPAGEAAFAALGGLVPADGRRAVILARNGAPEAWSGRLVLALDSLPTASGMIGTSFYLVAYAVEQRGNALAVATSVIHAEAPADALTNSIAAEVAAAHGVLGFEFGPPEAAAAVGDAALLSLGGVPILATRAVTPSIEALHDRAWERVLPWAGLALAAMMLALVAMAWRRDLGLRPRFLALAANAAVPIVLPLSVFSNLSRWFDPTFYHVRSGGPFTANAASLAVTSALLLLALLTLRRARPRLMTRAQGAVAVVVIAGLGPFLLRELAGGVQVPSIGVPTELWLSWQVTLFLASVTVLLLGVTAGQSALGRDRGLPVWGAPTLAVAAAALAPVLLEAPGRFPGAYTALWASAIAALAITRRARGIVLPVALVAACGATTLTWFSAVRERVDLAVRDVQGLQRSDPAAATLLDRFTEALDPVRAARSRVELLSQLARTDLARAEYPTEISTWGPDGRLLAELTVGRSAGVTPGLNLVAAEARIRNVPLFSEAEGNPGVHLVLAVPHADGSVTTVVVAPRSRLVAQDPFGAFLGFAPPPAPEPPYELRIGDASREGLAAAMGGRGVWSRTGSELHGDWQTPSLGGMTRRLHAVVDLRSFDALITRGVLLVLVDLAVLGGIWVLIVAAEGALPRWWRRRRRALFASYRARLSAALFVCFLVPSLLFGLWSFGRLNADDRQARDLLVRETLRAVGASAESVRLAESAQRFETPLFLYAGGMLVGTSDPLLDALAPIGRLLPPTVVMAMAEVDENTAGSGATVGSASVRLGYRAALDTAGVQYVLAAPARLDDRLLDRRRNDLTAFLLFALALGALGALWASGAASRQLSRPIRELQGAALALARGGAVPPLREDPPLEFAPVFRAFRTMTSDLAESREALETAERRLAATLRSVASGVLAVDEGDRLTFSNPTAELLLGVPLPVGSRLPEAVRRLLGAALADFRSEAREDAAFEAEFGGRRLSVRLTRLAPGSTRLVVTLDDVTEVARAERVLAWGEMARQVAHEIKNPLTPMRLGMQHLRRARHDSRVDFDQVLELNTARILAEIDRLDEIARAFSRYGTAPERELPPESVDVAAIARDVLELERMGQAELEWVGEIPAGTLWAAARGRELREVLLNLLENARLAGARRVTLQVAAGVGGGALLRVLDDGSGIPPHLVARIFDPHFSTRTSGSGLGLAISRRLIDSWGGSIEAENRPGGGAQLTVRLAPAEPG from the coding sequence ATGACGCCGCGCACTGCCGCCCGGCGCGGCGAAGCGTGGCTGTGGGGTGCAGCCGTCCTGACGGTCGCGGCGGCCGTGTGGCTGCGCAGTCCCTCGATGCCGCTGGCGCTGGCACTTCTCGCCGGCGTACTCGGATTGGCGGTGCCGCTCGCACGGGTCGGCCGGCTCGCGGCGCTGCGCCGCATCGCCTTTGCGGTCTCGGCGGCCGTGCTTGTGGTGGCCGCGATGGGCTTCCACCTGCGGACCACGCGCCTGCGCGCCGAGGGGCCTGCTATCCGAGATGCGCTGGCGCGCGCTGCCGCCATCGGGCTCGCCGATGCGGCACGCGCCGAAGGCGAGGAACTCCGCCGCATCGCCCGCGCGGCGCTCGACGCACCGGCAGGCGAGGCGGCCTTTGCCGCGCTTGGCGGCCTCGTGCCAGCCGATGGGCGGCGTGCGGTGATTCTCGCCCGCAACGGGGCACCCGAGGCGTGGAGCGGGCGTTTGGTCCTCGCCTTGGACTCCCTGCCGACGGCCAGCGGGATGATCGGCACGTCGTTCTACCTCGTGGCCTACGCGGTCGAGCAGCGCGGGAACGCGCTCGCGGTGGCTACGAGCGTTATCCACGCCGAAGCGCCGGCGGATGCCCTGACGAACAGCATCGCGGCGGAGGTGGCGGCAGCGCACGGCGTGCTCGGGTTCGAGTTCGGCCCTCCGGAGGCCGCTGCGGCGGTCGGTGACGCCGCGCTGCTGAGCTTGGGCGGGGTACCGATTCTCGCGACGCGCGCGGTGACGCCGTCCATCGAAGCCCTCCACGACCGCGCGTGGGAGCGCGTGCTGCCGTGGGCCGGACTGGCGCTGGCGGCAATGATGCTGGCGTTGGTGGCGATGGCCTGGCGCCGTGACCTCGGACTGCGGCCGCGATTCCTGGCGTTGGCGGCGAACGCGGCGGTGCCGATCGTGCTTCCGCTGAGCGTGTTCTCGAACCTGAGCCGCTGGTTCGACCCCACCTTCTACCACGTGCGCTCGGGTGGGCCGTTCACGGCCAACGCCGCCTCGCTGGCGGTGACATCGGCGCTGCTGCTCCTCGCGCTCCTGACCCTGCGGCGTGCCCGTCCGCGACTGATGACGCGCGCGCAGGGCGCGGTGGCTGTGGTCGTCATCGCGGGCCTGGGGCCCTTCCTGCTGCGCGAGCTCGCAGGCGGAGTGCAGGTGCCGAGCATTGGCGTGCCGACGGAGCTCTGGCTCTCGTGGCAGGTCACGCTGTTCCTCGCGTCGGTGACGGTGCTGCTGCTTGGCGTCACCGCAGGCCAGAGCGCGCTCGGACGCGACCGCGGCCTTCCCGTCTGGGGAGCGCCGACCCTCGCCGTGGCCGCCGCAGCGCTGGCGCCGGTGCTGCTGGAGGCGCCCGGCCGGTTCCCGGGCGCGTACACGGCGCTGTGGGCCTCGGCGATTGCGGCGTTGGCAATCACGCGACGCGCGCGAGGCATCGTCCTGCCGGTGGCGCTGGTGGCCGCCTGCGGTGCGACGACGCTCACGTGGTTCTCGGCGGTGCGCGAGCGCGTGGATCTCGCGGTCCGCGACGTGCAGGGCCTGCAGCGGTCGGACCCGGCGGCGGCGACGCTGCTCGACCGGTTCACCGAGGCGCTGGACCCGGTGCGGGCGGCGCGGTCGCGCGTGGAACTGCTCTCGCAACTGGCACGGACAGATCTCGCTCGCGCCGAGTATCCGACGGAGATTTCGACCTGGGGGCCGGATGGGCGCCTGCTGGCGGAGCTGACCGTCGGGCGGTCGGCGGGTGTGACGCCGGGGCTGAACCTCGTCGCGGCCGAGGCGCGGATTCGCAACGTGCCGCTGTTCTCGGAGGCGGAGGGCAATCCCGGTGTGCACCTGGTGCTAGCCGTGCCGCACGCGGACGGCAGCGTGACGACGGTGGTGGTGGCGCCGCGCTCGCGGCTCGTGGCGCAGGATCCCTTTGGCGCATTTCTCGGCTTCGCGCCGCCACCGGCGCCGGAACCGCCATACGAGTTGCGAATCGGTGACGCCTCGCGCGAGGGACTGGCGGCGGCAATGGGCGGACGCGGCGTGTGGTCGCGCACCGGCAGCGAACTGCACGGCGATTGGCAGACGCCGAGCCTGGGGGGAATGACGCGCCGGCTCCACGCGGTGGTGGACCTGCGGTCGTTCGATGCACTGATCACACGCGGCGTGCTGCTGGTGTTGGTCGATCTCGCGGTACTCGGCGGCATCTGGGTACTGATCGTCGCCGCAGAGGGGGCGTTGCCGCGCTGGTGGCGCCGCCGGCGGCGCGCCCTGTTCGCGAGCTACCGCGCACGGCTCTCGGCGGCGCTGTTCGTCTGCTTCCTCGTACCGTCGCTTCTGTTTGGCCTGTGGTCCTTCGGCCGTCTGAATGCCGATGACCGCCAGGCGCGCGACCTGCTCGTGCGCGAGACGCTGCGCGCGGTCGGTGCTTCGGCGGAGTCGGTGCGGCTCGCGGAATCGGCGCAGCGCTTCGAGACGCCGCTCTTTCTGTACGCTGGCGGGATGCTGGTGGGGACGAGTGACCCGCTGCTCGACGCCCTTGCCCCGATCGGCCGTCTGCTGCCGCCGACGGTGGTGATGGCGATGGCCGAGGTGGACGAGAACACCGCCGGGAGCGGGGCCACGGTCGGCTCCGCGTCGGTGCGGCTGGGGTACCGCGCCGCGCTCGACACGGCCGGCGTGCAGTACGTGCTGGCGGCGCCGGCGCGGCTGGATGACCGTCTGCTCGATCGGCGCCGAAACGACCTCACGGCCTTCTTGCTCTTCGCGTTGGCGCTGGGCGCGCTCGGCGCGCTCTGGGCCAGCGGGGCGGCGTCGCGGCAGCTCTCGCGGCCGATCCGCGAGTTGCAGGGCGCGGCGTTGGCGCTGGCGCGCGGGGGCGCGGTGCCGCCGTTGCGCGAGGATCCGCCGCTGGAGTTTGCGCCGGTGTTCCGGGCGTTCCGTACGATGACGTCTGACCTTGCCGAGAGCCGCGAGGCGCTGGAGACCGCCGAGCGCCGGCTGGCGGCGACGCTCCGCAGCGTCGCCTCGGGCGTGCTTGCCGTGGACGAGGGCGACCGCCTGACATTCTCCAACCCCACGGCGGAACTGCTGCTCGGCGTACCGCTGCCGGTGGGGTCGCGCTTGCCGGAGGCGGTGCGCAGGCTGCTCGGCGCAGCGTTGGCCGACTTCCGCAGCGAGGCGCGCGAGGATGCGGCGTTCGAGGCGGAGTTCGGCGGGCGACGGCTCAGCGTGCGCCTCACGCGGCTCGCGCCCGGATCGACGCGATTGGTGGTGACGCTTGACGACGTGACCGAGGTGGCGCGGGCGGAACGCGTGCTGGCTTGGGGTGAGATGGCGCGGCAGGTGGCGCACGAAATCAAGAACCCGTTGACGCCGATGCGTCTCGGAATGCAGCACCTGCGCCGGGCCCGTCACGACAGCCGGGTGGACTTTGACCAGGTGCTGGAGCTGAACACGGCGCGAATCCTGGCGGAGATCGACCGCCTTGATGAGATCGCGCGGGCCTTCAGTCGCTACGGGACGGCGCCCGAACGGGAACTGCCGCCTGAATCCGTGGACGTTGCCGCAATCGCCCGCGACGTGCTGGAGCTGGAGCGTATGGGGCAGGCGGAGCTGGAGTGGGTGGGAGAGATTCCCGCCGGCACGCTGTGGGCCGCCGCGCGGGGTCGCGAGCTGCGCGAGGTGTTGCTCAACCTGCTCGAGAACGCGCGGCTCGCCGGTGCGCGCCGGGTGACGTTGCAGGTTGCGGCGGGGGTGGGTGGGGGTGCGCTGCTGCGGGTGCTCGACGACGGCAGCGGCATCCCGCCGCACCTGGTCGCGCGCATCTTCGATCCGCACTTCTCCACCCGCACCAGCGGTAGCGGGCTCGGCTTGGCCATCAGCCGACGCCTGATCGATTCGTGGGGCGGGAGCATCGAGGCCGAGAACCGCCCGGGCGGCGGGGCGCAACTGACGGTGCGATTGGCTCCGGCAGAACCGGGCTGA
- a CDS encoding TolC family protein, with protein sequence MRLLLTLLCLAVASLPAQAQSAPPTTLTLDQALEIAAKNNPVYQQSVLGRRRAQAQVRTAYGQFLPSADGSFGLGFREGRPQNFGGINLGATSDILSSSWNLSASQRLSWNTFNRIKQANASLDAADAEVDAARFNLGAQVTQQFLLALQTQARAALQDTLVLQQRLQLELANARAGVGALTSLDVKRAEVGLGQQEVAALRARNAADVAKLQLFQQLGVAMPMATALVADLQVSAPTFTADELLDAARQGNPSLQAVKAREVASAAALRSARGDYTPTLGFNASVSAFTQKLVDLPATATPEQRAENARYPFDFTRNPYNLSVGLSIPIFDGLGRESRLQEAGAAREEAAYNVRRQELQLTADVTSAYVTLVAAHRAVELQQRTAATAREALDLAQERYRVGANTFVDLTTARAEYERAETDRIDAVYEFHRAFAALEGAVGRSLR encoded by the coding sequence ATGCGTCTGCTTCTGACCCTCCTCTGCCTGGCCGTGGCCTCGCTGCCCGCGCAGGCGCAGTCCGCGCCGCCGACCACCCTGACGCTGGATCAGGCCCTCGAGATCGCGGCCAAGAACAACCCGGTGTACCAGCAGTCCGTGCTGGGCCGCCGCCGCGCCCAGGCCCAGGTCCGCACCGCCTACGGCCAGTTCCTCCCCAGCGCCGACGGGTCCTTCGGCCTCGGTTTCCGCGAGGGCCGTCCCCAGAACTTCGGCGGCATCAACCTCGGCGCCACCTCGGACATCCTCTCGTCCAGCTGGAACCTCAGCGCCAGCCAGCGCCTCTCCTGGAACACGTTCAACCGCATCAAGCAGGCCAATGCCTCGCTCGATGCCGCGGACGCTGAAGTCGATGCGGCGCGGTTCAACCTCGGCGCGCAGGTGACGCAGCAGTTCCTGCTCGCCCTCCAGACCCAGGCCCGCGCCGCGCTCCAGGACACGCTTGTCCTGCAGCAGCGCCTGCAGCTCGAACTGGCCAACGCCCGCGCCGGCGTCGGTGCCCTCACCTCGCTCGACGTCAAGCGCGCCGAGGTGGGCCTCGGTCAGCAGGAAGTGGCCGCCCTGCGCGCCCGCAACGCCGCCGACGTCGCCAAGCTGCAGCTCTTCCAGCAGCTCGGCGTGGCGATGCCGATGGCCACCGCGCTCGTGGCCGACCTGCAGGTCAGCGCCCCGACCTTCACCGCCGACGAACTGCTCGACGCGGCTCGCCAGGGCAATCCGTCCCTGCAGGCCGTGAAGGCCCGCGAGGTGGCCTCGGCCGCCGCGCTGCGGTCGGCGCGCGGCGACTACACGCCGACCCTGGGCTTCAACGCCAGCGTCAGCGCGTTCACACAGAAGTTGGTGGACCTGCCGGCGACGGCCACGCCGGAGCAGCGCGCCGAGAACGCGCGCTATCCGTTTGACTTCACGCGCAACCCGTACAATCTGTCGGTCGGGCTGTCGATTCCGATCTTTGATGGCCTCGGGCGTGAGTCGCGGCTGCAGGAAGCCGGCGCCGCGCGCGAAGAGGCGGCCTACAACGTGCGCCGCCAGGAGCTGCAGCTGACGGCCGACGTGACGTCGGCCTACGTGACGCTGGTCGCGGCCCACCGGGCGGTGGAGCTGCAGCAGCGCACGGCCGCCACCGCGCGCGAGGCGCTGGACCTGGCCCAGGAGCGGTACCGCGTCGGCGCCAACACCTTCGTGGACCTGACCACGGCGCGCGCCGAGTACGAGCGCGCGGAGACGGACCGCATTGATGCGGTGTACGAATTCCACCGGGCGTTCGCGGCGCTGGAAGGCGCCGTCGGCCGCTCGCTTCGCTGA
- a CDS encoding ABC transporter ATP-binding protein, whose amino-acid sequence MPLSTTAERQAVVTSAGDAPGKEWVIVTRGLKREYDMGGEIVRALRGVDLAVKRNEYVAIMGPSGSGKSTLMNIVGCLDTPNAGEYWLNGQLVSTMKDDELARVRNKEIGFVFQTFNLLPRASALHNVELPLVYAGVSASERRERAMEALTKVQLGERVHHRPNELSGGQRQRVAIARALVNRPSILLADEPTGNLDSQTSEEIMRVFEHLADTGQTVIMVTHEPDIAAHARRVVVLRDGQIASDERRAAFTEKLGISLG is encoded by the coding sequence ATCCCACTCAGTACGACCGCCGAACGCCAGGCCGTCGTCACCTCCGCAGGCGATGCCCCGGGCAAGGAGTGGGTGATCGTCACCCGCGGCCTCAAGCGCGAGTACGATATGGGCGGCGAGATCGTGCGCGCGCTGCGCGGCGTGGACTTGGCCGTGAAGCGCAACGAGTACGTCGCCATTATGGGACCGTCCGGCTCCGGCAAGTCGACGCTGATGAACATCGTCGGCTGCCTCGACACGCCGAACGCCGGCGAGTACTGGCTCAACGGCCAGCTCGTCTCGACGATGAAGGACGACGAGCTCGCCCGCGTGCGCAACAAGGAGATCGGCTTCGTCTTCCAGACCTTCAACCTGCTGCCCCGCGCCTCGGCGCTGCACAACGTGGAGCTGCCGCTGGTCTACGCGGGTGTCTCGGCCTCGGAGCGCCGGGAGCGCGCGATGGAGGCGCTCACCAAGGTGCAGCTCGGCGAGCGCGTGCATCACCGCCCCAACGAACTCTCCGGCGGCCAGCGCCAGCGCGTGGCCATCGCGCGCGCGCTGGTGAACCGCCCGTCGATCCTGCTGGCTGACGAGCCCACCGGCAACCTCGACTCGCAGACGTCGGAAGAGATTATGCGCGTCTTCGAGCACCTGGCCGACACCGGCCAGACGGTGATTATGGTGACGCACGAGCCCGACATCGCCGCGCACGCGCGTCGCGTCGTGGTGCTGCGCGACGGCCAGATCGCCAGCGACGAACGTCGGGCGGCGTTCACCGAGAAGCTCGGCATCTCGCTCGGCTGA
- a CDS encoding protein kinase, whose protein sequence is MQTAEQALPARHTTGIPPHLADWQLPPDWRWGIGGVYTPHRYAHEVIDSLGRSLALVTAPDPSHHAWLFSEAKHLAQRNHPSIPTTYHFWQMHPGSRRGPGYLRRWITGETILERLRRTAHHETVPFALRMLRAIGSTLAYLHDSGGQHGAIAPGSVYFTPTGRVWLLGWQWAVPAEERPLGIVPDPAWCPYAPEWKGRWTPSAAADQWQLGALAFSLLTGEIPVAGATPPVRFARPDTPATVAELVDRMLAEDPAERFGSVAGMLRRIERISGTASLAFPGTEQASGEHTAVSEEDRLRWATGDDYEVLAPLGQGTYGSVWRVRDLSLEREVALKMLHPSVARNAKAVARFRREAQLAAQLQHPAIVPIFAWDQKGDVNWYIMELEDEGSVADLVKRSGPRPFAEIAPQVDAVLDGLAVAHGAGIIHRDLKPENILIDRYRRWRIADFGIANALGGELAGASGTPNFAAPEQLLGEEQGVATDLFAVAGIVIFALSGKVPFAGEDGRAILAAQLAGRVDLDAFPDDLAEWLQRALSPDPGERFRDAEAMRAAWRDVVRRVTREERRANSRFARLLRRLGAVFRDRPRGAAPAR, encoded by the coding sequence ATGCAGACCGCTGAACAGGCCCTTCCCGCCCGGCACACGACCGGCATTCCGCCGCACCTCGCGGACTGGCAGCTTCCGCCCGACTGGCGTTGGGGCATCGGTGGCGTCTATACGCCGCATCGCTACGCCCACGAGGTCATCGATTCGCTGGGCCGCTCGCTAGCCCTGGTGACGGCACCCGACCCCTCGCATCACGCGTGGCTGTTCAGCGAGGCCAAGCATCTCGCGCAGCGGAACCATCCCAGCATCCCGACGACGTATCACTTCTGGCAGATGCATCCCGGGAGCCGTCGCGGGCCGGGCTACCTGCGCCGCTGGATCACGGGCGAGACGATCCTCGAGCGCCTGCGGCGCACGGCGCATCACGAGACGGTGCCCTTCGCGCTGCGAATGCTGCGGGCGATCGGCTCGACGCTGGCCTACCTGCACGACTCCGGCGGCCAGCACGGCGCGATCGCGCCGGGCTCGGTGTACTTCACCCCTACGGGCCGCGTATGGCTCTTGGGCTGGCAGTGGGCCGTACCCGCCGAGGAGCGGCCGCTGGGCATCGTGCCGGACCCTGCGTGGTGCCCCTACGCCCCGGAATGGAAGGGGCGCTGGACGCCGAGTGCGGCGGCCGACCAGTGGCAGTTGGGCGCGCTGGCGTTCTCGTTGCTGACAGGGGAGATCCCCGTGGCCGGCGCGACGCCGCCGGTGCGCTTCGCGCGGCCGGACACGCCGGCCACGGTGGCGGAACTCGTGGACCGGATGCTGGCGGAGGATCCGGCGGAGCGATTCGGCTCCGTGGCGGGAATGCTGCGGCGTATTGAGCGCATCTCCGGCACGGCGTCGCTGGCGTTCCCAGGCACGGAGCAGGCCAGCGGCGAGCACACGGCCGTGAGCGAGGAGGACCGCCTGCGCTGGGCCACCGGCGACGACTACGAGGTGCTCGCGCCACTGGGGCAGGGCACCTACGGCTCGGTCTGGCGCGTGCGCGACCTCTCGCTGGAGCGCGAGGTGGCGCTCAAGATGCTGCACCCCAGCGTGGCGCGGAACGCCAAGGCCGTCGCGCGCTTCCGCCGCGAGGCGCAGCTCGCGGCGCAACTGCAGCATCCGGCGATCGTGCCGATCTTCGCCTGGGACCAGAAGGGCGACGTGAACTGGTACATAATGGAGCTCGAGGACGAGGGCTCGGTCGCCGACCTGGTGAAGCGCTCGGGGCCGCGCCCGTTCGCGGAGATCGCGCCGCAGGTTGACGCGGTGCTCGACGGGCTCGCGGTGGCCCACGGCGCGGGCATCATCCACCGCGACCTCAAGCCCGAGAACATCCTGATCGACCGCTACCGTCGTTGGCGGATCGCCGACTTCGGCATCGCCAACGCGCTGGGCGGCGAGCTCGCCGGCGCCTCCGGCACGCCGAACTTCGCGGCGCCCGAGCAACTGCTCGGTGAGGAGCAGGGCGTGGCCACGGACCTGTTCGCGGTGGCGGGCATCGTCATCTTCGCGCTCTCGGGCAAGGTGCCCTTCGCCGGCGAGGACGGACGCGCGATCCTCGCGGCGCAGCTGGCCGGACGCGTGGACCTGGACGCCTTTCCGGACGACCTCGCGGAGTGGCTGCAGCGCGCGCTCTCGCCGGATCCCGGCGAGCGCTTCCGGGACGCCGAGGCGATGCGCGCGGCGTGGCGCGACGTGGTGCGCCGCGTGACGCGTGAGGAACGGCGGGCCAACTCGCGCTTCGCGCGCCTGCTGCGCCGACTGGGCGCGGTCTTTCGGGACCGGCCGCGCGGTGCGGCGCCGGCCCGCTAG